One region of Clostridiales bacterium genomic DNA includes:
- a CDS encoding MBL fold metallo-hydrolase → MAQPTRGRNSQAKNHLITIVLALIIAVLATWFGYGRDHAAADPSATAAPGVTATAMPGDGLTVTYLDVGQGDCTLLQCDGQVMLIDAAEGNQANKITAYLKQHGVTAIDYLVCTHAHADHCGGMKAVIAAFPVRTLYSSVTSSSNGAFQRVMRAAETANLAITVPNVGDTFSLGSATVTVLGPQKHYSDINNQSLILRVDYGSNAFLFTGDAEYESETDVLDAGEDVRCDVIKAGHHGSRTSTGYRLLYEAQPKYAVISCGADNEYGHPHDDTLSRLRDADVTVYRTDLNGTIVCRSDGVDLTFTTEKEG, encoded by the coding sequence ATGGCCCAACCCACTCGCGGCCGCAATTCGCAGGCCAAAAATCATCTGATCACCATCGTGCTCGCGCTCATCATCGCGGTCCTCGCCACGTGGTTCGGCTACGGCCGCGACCACGCAGCCGCCGACCCGAGCGCCACGGCTGCGCCCGGCGTCACCGCGACGGCCATGCCCGGCGACGGGCTGACCGTGACGTATCTCGACGTCGGCCAGGGCGACTGTACGCTGCTGCAGTGCGACGGGCAGGTCATGCTCATCGACGCGGCCGAGGGCAACCAGGCCAACAAGATCACGGCCTACCTCAAGCAGCACGGCGTGACGGCCATCGACTACCTCGTCTGCACGCACGCGCACGCCGACCACTGCGGCGGCATGAAGGCCGTCATCGCGGCCTTCCCGGTGCGCACGCTCTACAGCTCCGTCACCTCGAGCAGCAACGGCGCGTTCCAGCGCGTCATGCGCGCGGCCGAAACGGCAAACCTCGCCATCACCGTGCCGAACGTGGGCGACACGTTCTCCCTCGGCAGCGCGACCGTGACCGTCCTCGGCCCGCAAAAGCACTACAGCGACATCAATAACCAGAGCCTCATCCTGCGCGTGGACTACGGCAGCAACGCCTTCCTCTTCACCGGCGACGCCGAGTACGAGAGCGAGACGGACGTGCTTGACGCGGGCGAGGACGTCCGCTGCGACGTCATCAAGGCCGGCCACCACGGCAGCCGCACCTCCACGGGCTACCGCCTGCTGTACGAGGCGCAGCCGAAGTACGCCGTCATCAGCTGCGGCGCGGACAATGAGTACGGCCACCCGCACGACGACACGCTCAGCCGCCTGCGCGACGCGGACGTGACCGTCTACCGCACGGACCTTAACGGCACGATCGTCTGCCGCTCCGATGGGGTCGACCTCACCTTCACCACCGAGAAAGAAGGCTGA
- the atpC gene encoding ATP synthase F1 subunit epsilon, with amino-acid sequence MADTLHLEIVTAGGAAVDTQAQQVTLPLADGEAGILPGHAPLLGALVSGVVRYTSGGAEHYCAVSPGTVNVATNTVTVLARTAEPAPDIDLPRAEAALRRAESDLEVRGMEMNVSTAEAARARAHARIRAVKLWRENG; translated from the coding sequence ATGGCGGACACACTGCATCTGGAGATCGTCACGGCCGGCGGCGCGGCCGTGGACACGCAGGCCCAACAGGTCACGCTCCCCCTCGCCGACGGGGAGGCCGGCATCCTGCCGGGCCACGCGCCGCTGCTCGGCGCGCTCGTGAGCGGCGTCGTGCGCTATACTTCCGGCGGCGCGGAGCACTACTGCGCCGTGAGCCCCGGCACGGTGAACGTCGCCACCAACACCGTGACCGTGCTCGCCCGCACGGCCGAGCCCGCGCCGGACATTGACCTGCCCCGCGCCGAGGCGGCGCTGCGCCGGGCCGAGTCGGATCTGGAGGTGCGCGGCATGGAGATGAACGTCTCCACGGCCGAGGCGGCCCGCGCGCGTGCCCACGCGCGCATCCGCGCGGTAAAACTCTGGCGCGAAAACGGATAA
- the atpD gene encoding F0F1 ATP synthase subunit beta yields MENGIVKRVIGPVVDVQFPAGKLPEINNAIEVHAGQRRIVMEAVQQLGDNAVRCISLFSTDGLQRGCVAVDTGTSVKMPVGEATLGRMFNVIGEPIDGKGPVNATEYLPIHREAPAFTDIAPATELLETGIKVVDLLAPYAKGGKIGLFGGAGVGKTVLIMELIRNIAYEHGGYSVFAGVGERSREGNDLWNEMNESGVISKTALVFGQMNEPPGARLRVPLSGLTIAENFRDESGQDVLLFIDNIFRFTQAGSEVSALLGRMPSAVGYQPTLATEMGKLQERITSTRNGSVTSVQAIYVPADDLTDPAPATTFAHLDATTVLDRSISELGIYPAVDPLGSTSRILEPDILGRRHYDTARAVQRVLQKYKDLQDIIAVLGMDELSVEDKAAVNRARRIQRFLSQPFHVAENFTGMAGKYVPLDETIRGFEAILGGECDDIPEQAFLFCGSIDDVLRKRDALQ; encoded by the coding sequence ATGGAAAACGGTATCGTCAAAAGGGTCATCGGCCCGGTGGTGGACGTGCAGTTCCCGGCCGGAAAGCTGCCGGAGATCAACAACGCCATCGAGGTGCACGCCGGCCAGCGCCGCATCGTCATGGAGGCGGTGCAGCAGCTCGGCGACAATGCGGTGCGCTGCATCTCGCTCTTTTCCACCGACGGGCTGCAGCGCGGCTGCGTCGCCGTGGACACCGGCACGAGCGTGAAAATGCCCGTCGGCGAGGCGACGCTCGGCCGCATGTTCAACGTCATCGGCGAGCCGATCGACGGCAAAGGCCCCGTCAACGCCACGGAATATCTGCCCATCCACCGCGAGGCCCCGGCCTTCACGGACATCGCCCCCGCGACCGAACTGCTCGAGACCGGCATCAAGGTCGTCGACCTGCTCGCGCCCTATGCCAAGGGCGGCAAGATCGGTCTGTTCGGCGGCGCAGGCGTCGGCAAGACCGTGCTCATCATGGAGCTGATCCGCAACATCGCCTACGAGCACGGCGGCTACTCCGTCTTTGCCGGCGTGGGCGAGCGCTCGCGCGAGGGCAACGACCTCTGGAACGAGATGAACGAATCCGGCGTCATCAGCAAGACGGCGCTCGTCTTCGGCCAGATGAACGAGCCGCCCGGCGCGCGTCTGCGTGTGCCGCTCTCGGGCCTGACGATCGCGGAAAACTTCCGCGACGAGTCCGGGCAGGATGTGCTGCTGTTCATCGACAACATCTTCCGCTTCACGCAGGCGGGCAGCGAGGTGTCGGCCCTGCTCGGGCGCATGCCCTCCGCCGTCGGCTATCAGCCCACGCTCGCCACCGAGATGGGCAAGCTGCAGGAGCGCATCACCTCCACGCGCAACGGCTCGGTCACGAGCGTGCAGGCGATCTACGTCCCCGCCGACGACCTGACCGACCCTGCCCCGGCCACGACCTTTGCCCACCTCGACGCCACGACCGTGCTCGACCGCAGCATCTCGGAGCTGGGCATCTACCCGGCCGTCGATCCGCTCGGCTCGACCTCGCGCATCCTCGAGCCGGACATTCTCGGCCGCCGGCACTATGACACCGCGCGCGCCGTGCAGCGCGTGCTGCAAAAGTATAAGGACCTGCAGGACATCATCGCCGTGCTCGGCATGGACGAGCTGAGCGTGGAGGACAAGGCCGCCGTCAACCGCGCGCGGCGCATCCAGCGCTTTTTGTCGCAGCCGTTCCACGTGGCGGAAAACTTCACGGGCATGGCCGGCAAGTACGTCCCGCTCGACGAGACCATCCGCGGCTTCGAGGCCATCCTCGGCGGCGAGTGCGACGACATTCCCGAGCAGGCGTTTTTGTTCTGCGGCTCGATCGACGACGTGCTGCGCAAGCGCGACGCGCTGCAGTGA
- the atpG gene encoding ATP synthase F1 subunit gamma, with product MTNLHKIRARIRSVNSTQQITRTMKMIAVSKLRKTQTSLAGVRLFADKSQAVLNALLAGDANFEHPYLTPRRHVGRVCYVVFWGNRGLCGAYNQLLLRHLEGLVRAEARPCSVIVCGRWGRDVLAGTDLPVRQIFSDLSDTPTMAEALEIAEELKNLYRTGEADEIHLVYQHFDSVLHQTPTHRQLLPAAPEADAPAANNNYLFVPDAQTVLDNVLELYLNNTVYAVMLEARVGEHAARMTAMTAATDSTAELIEDLNLEFNRARQAAITTEISEIVGGSAALKKSDKSD from the coding sequence TTGACGAACCTGCATAAGATCCGCGCGCGCATCCGCAGCGTGAACAGCACGCAGCAGATCACCCGCACGATGAAGATGATCGCGGTGTCGAAGCTGCGCAAGACGCAGACGAGCCTTGCGGGCGTGCGCCTGTTCGCGGACAAGAGTCAGGCCGTGCTCAACGCCCTGCTCGCCGGCGACGCGAACTTTGAGCACCCGTATCTCACGCCCCGGCGGCACGTCGGCCGCGTGTGCTACGTGGTCTTCTGGGGCAACCGCGGGCTGTGCGGAGCGTATAACCAGCTGCTGCTGCGCCACCTCGAGGGGCTCGTGCGCGCCGAGGCGCGCCCCTGCTCCGTGATCGTGTGCGGCCGCTGGGGGCGCGACGTGCTCGCGGGCACCGACCTGCCCGTGCGGCAGATCTTCTCCGACCTGAGCGACACGCCCACCATGGCCGAGGCGCTCGAGATCGCCGAGGAACTCAAAAACCTCTACCGCACCGGCGAGGCGGACGAGATCCACCTCGTCTACCAGCACTTTGACTCCGTGCTGCACCAGACGCCGACGCACCGGCAGCTGCTGCCCGCCGCGCCGGAGGCCGACGCGCCCGCCGCGAACAACAACTATCTGTTCGTGCCGGACGCGCAGACCGTGCTCGACAACGTGCTCGAGCTGTACCTGAACAACACGGTCTACGCCGTGATGCTCGAGGCCCGCGTGGGCGAGCACGCCGCGCGCATGACCGCGATGACCGCCGCCACGGACTCGACGGCGGAGCTCATCGAGGACCTGAATCTGGAGTTCAACCGCGCGCGTCAGGCCGCGATCACGACGGAGATCTCCGAGATCGTCGGCGGCAGCGCCGCGCTGAAAAAATCGGACAAATCGGACTAA
- the atpE gene encoding ATP synthase F0 subunit C, which produces MSTGIIAIAAALAIAISTIGPGIGQGLAAAHAMDAIARQPEAAGTIRSNMIIAMGLLESLTIYGLLIAFLLIGKLG; this is translated from the coding sequence ATGTCAACCGGAATCATTGCGATCGCCGCCGCGCTCGCCATCGCCATCAGCACCATCGGCCCCGGCATCGGCCAGGGTCTGGCCGCCGCCCACGCCATGGACGCCATCGCGCGCCAGCCCGAGGCCGCCGGCACCATCCGCTCGAACATGATCATCGCCATGGGCCTGCTCGAATCGCTGACGATCTACGGCCTGCTGATCGCGTTTCTGCTGATCGGCAAGCTCGGCTGA
- the atpB gene encoding F0F1 ATP synthase subunit A, with the protein MGETNVLFSIGPLEVTGAVVTMWVIIAVLALLSWLATRRLRDVPGPLQNAAEMAVEKLQGFYGGILGPANARRYFPMMATFFIFIVVSNYIGLLPGAGQVFTVPTATLSVTAGLAIIAFCMTHTVGIQRRGLKGYLKSFIKPFLLMLPLNLIEQIVRPFSLALRLYGNLYGEEMVTHELGNLFPLVLPLLMQVLSLLFCLIQAVVFTMLLSIYIEEAIEE; encoded by the coding sequence ATGGGTGAGACGAATGTACTGTTTTCCATCGGCCCGCTGGAAGTGACCGGCGCGGTCGTGACCATGTGGGTCATCATCGCCGTGCTGGCGCTGCTGTCGTGGCTGGCCACGCGCAGGCTGCGCGACGTGCCCGGCCCGCTGCAAAACGCCGCCGAAATGGCCGTCGAAAAGCTGCAGGGCTTCTACGGCGGCATCCTCGGCCCGGCCAATGCCCGGCGCTACTTCCCGATGATGGCGACGTTTTTCATCTTCATCGTCGTGTCCAACTACATCGGGCTGCTGCCCGGCGCGGGGCAGGTGTTCACCGTGCCGACGGCCACGCTGTCCGTCACGGCGGGCCTGGCCATCATCGCCTTCTGCATGACGCACACCGTCGGCATCCAGCGCCGCGGGCTCAAGGGCTATCTCAAGAGCTTCATCAAGCCCTTCCTGCTCATGCTGCCGCTCAACCTCATCGAGCAGATCGTGCGGCCGTTTTCCCTCGCGCTGCGACTGTACGGCAACCTCTACGGCGAGGAAATGGTCACGCACGAGCTCGGCAACCTCTTCCCACTCGTGCTGCCGCTGCTCATGCAGGTGCTGAGCCTGCTGTTCTGCCTGATCCAGGCCGTCGTGTTCACGATGCTGCTGTCGATCTATATCGAGGAAGCCATCGAGGAGTGA
- a CDS encoding alkaline phosphatase family protein: MKYILVIGDGMADHPLDTLGGRTPLEASKKDAIDALARHGILGSVRNVPEGFAPGSDTAIMSIFGCSPRKYFFGRAPLEAAASGIRLAPGDACYRCNMVTYADEDVPFEHKHIISHSAGSIEGRESDELVTMLFDHPDFRPLAEQAGMVIHKGSSFRHLAVQSHVDIKGIQLAPPHDHLGEEIGPILPTGCPNADVLRELMRRAFDILDQHPINVARRAAGKLPANGVWFWAEGTAAALPNFPEHYGSDGGVVSAVPLCHGIGILTGLEAVTVPTATGEWDTDYAAKVAAALGVLKKHDFVALHLEGPDEATHNHDLEHKIYSIERLSADVVAPVTEALRAAGEDFRLLLLSDHMTYMANGAHGADPVPFVLYDSRVSEGSGLPYSEANGRKGPYVDDGAELMDLLFELKKL, from the coding sequence ATGAAATACATTCTCGTCATCGGCGACGGCATGGCCGACCATCCGCTCGACACGCTCGGCGGCCGCACGCCGCTCGAAGCATCGAAAAAAGACGCGATCGATGCCCTCGCGCGTCACGGCATCCTCGGCAGCGTGCGCAACGTGCCCGAGGGCTTCGCCCCCGGCAGCGACACGGCCATCATGTCCATCTTCGGCTGCTCGCCGCGCAAGTACTTTTTCGGCCGCGCCCCGCTCGAGGCGGCGGCGTCCGGCATCCGGCTCGCCCCCGGCGATGCGTGCTACCGCTGCAACATGGTCACGTATGCCGATGAGGACGTGCCGTTCGAGCACAAACACATCATCTCCCACAGCGCGGGCAGCATCGAGGGCCGCGAGTCGGACGAGCTCGTGACGATGCTCTTTGACCACCCCGACTTCCGCCCGCTGGCCGAGCAGGCCGGCATGGTCATCCACAAGGGCTCGTCGTTCCGCCACCTCGCGGTGCAGAGCCACGTGGACATCAAGGGCATTCAGCTCGCTCCGCCGCACGACCACCTCGGCGAGGAGATCGGCCCCATCCTGCCCACCGGCTGCCCGAACGCCGACGTGCTGCGCGAGCTCATGCGCCGCGCGTTCGACATTCTCGACCAGCACCCGATCAACGTCGCGCGCCGCGCCGCCGGCAAGCTCCCGGCCAACGGCGTCTGGTTCTGGGCCGAGGGCACGGCGGCCGCGCTGCCGAACTTCCCCGAGCACTACGGCTCGGACGGCGGCGTCGTCTCGGCCGTGCCGCTGTGCCACGGCATCGGCATCCTGACGGGGCTTGAGGCCGTCACCGTCCCGACCGCGACCGGCGAGTGGGACACCGACTACGCCGCGAAGGTCGCCGCCGCGCTGGGCGTGCTCAAAAAGCACGACTTCGTGGCCCTGCATCTCGAGGGCCCGGACGAGGCCACGCACAACCACGACCTCGAGCACAAGATCTACTCCATCGAGCGCCTGAGCGCCGACGTCGTCGCCCCCGTGACCGAGGCGCTGCGCGCCGCGGGCGAGGACTTCCGCCTGCTGCTGCTCTCGGACCACATGACGTATATGGCCAACGGCGCGCACGGCGCCGATCCCGTGCCGTTCGTGCTCTATGACAGCCGCGTGAGCGAGGGCTCCGGCCTGCCGTATTCCGAGGCCAACGGCCGCAAGGGCCCGTACGTGGACGACGGCGCGGAGCTGATGGACCTGCTCTTCGAGCTGAAAAAACTGTGA
- the ispE gene encoding 4-(cytidine 5'-diphospho)-2-C-methyl-D-erythritol kinase, producing the protein MTGTTTEAAWAKLNLSLDVLGARSDGFHDLRMVMQSVDLHDDVTVTLDDTGVCRAETNRSYLPCGADNVAVRAAQVFLARAGLKCGVHIRLHKRIPVCAGLGGGSSDAAAVLRALERLTGAGFTRAELEEMGAQVGSDVPYCVAGGTMLAEGRGERLTPVTPMPRMPVVICKPDFPISTPELFHRVDARTSRCHPDTEGICAALADGDMPRLARRMYNVFEDVLTHREGEIAAIKSRLLDGGALGAVMSGTGSAVFGIFADADSAAYAKRRLARDYAECFLTETIGRLEI; encoded by the coding sequence GTGACCGGCACGACGACGGAGGCCGCGTGGGCGAAGCTGAACCTGTCGCTGGACGTGCTCGGTGCGCGCTCCGACGGGTTTCACGACCTACGCATGGTCATGCAGAGCGTGGATCTGCACGACGACGTGACCGTCACGCTCGACGACACGGGCGTCTGCCGTGCCGAGACCAACCGCAGCTATCTGCCCTGCGGGGCGGACAATGTGGCCGTGCGCGCGGCGCAGGTGTTTCTCGCGCGCGCGGGGCTGAAGTGCGGCGTGCACATCCGGCTGCACAAGCGCATCCCCGTGTGCGCGGGGCTGGGCGGCGGTTCGTCGGACGCGGCGGCCGTGCTGCGCGCGCTCGAGCGGCTGACCGGCGCAGGATTCACCCGCGCGGAGCTCGAGGAGATGGGTGCGCAGGTCGGCTCGGACGTGCCGTACTGTGTCGCGGGCGGCACGATGCTGGCCGAGGGCCGCGGCGAGCGGCTCACGCCCGTCACGCCCATGCCGCGCATGCCGGTCGTGATCTGCAAGCCGGATTTTCCGATCTCGACGCCGGAGCTGTTCCACCGCGTGGACGCGCGCACCTCGCGCTGCCACCCGGACACGGAGGGCATCTGCGCCGCGCTCGCCGACGGGGATATGCCCCGGCTCGCCCGCCGGATGTACAACGTCTTTGAGGACGTGCTCACCCACCGCGAGGGCGAGATCGCGGCCATCAAGAGCCGCCTGCTCGACGGCGGCGCGCTCGGCGCGGTCATGAGCGGCACGGGCTCGGCCGTGTTCGGCATCTTTGCCGATGCCGACAGCGCGGCGTATGCCAAGCGCCGGCTCGCGCGCGATTATGCCGAGTGCTTCCTGACCGAGACCATCGGCCGCCTGGAGATCTGA
- a CDS encoding stage II sporulation protein R has product MHTHSLSINSDPGRALRPWELALLLTVCVTLLTGTWAQARSQLLAARLVRLHVIAVSDDDAEQAVKLQVRDAVLAYLEPQLQGVTDVDAAQQLIAGDLDGIARAAQAAAGERPVRVALGPEHYPTRDYGTFALPAGVYTSLRVTLGAGAGHNWWCVIFPPLCAQAAGLSEQAVQALSDDDVRLVTESDGGYVVRFRLLELWDALVQRLS; this is encoded by the coding sequence ATGCATACCCATTCTCTCTCCATAAATTCCGATCCCGGCCGCGCGCTGCGTCCGTGGGAGCTGGCGCTGCTGCTGACCGTGTGCGTGACGCTGCTGACCGGCACGTGGGCGCAGGCGCGCAGCCAGCTGCTCGCGGCCCGGCTCGTGCGGCTGCACGTGATCGCCGTCTCGGACGACGACGCCGAGCAGGCCGTGAAGCTGCAGGTGCGCGACGCGGTGCTGGCCTATCTCGAGCCGCAGCTGCAGGGCGTGACGGACGTCGATGCGGCGCAGCAGCTCATCGCGGGCGACCTCGACGGCATCGCCCGCGCGGCGCAGGCGGCGGCGGGGGAGCGGCCGGTGCGCGTGGCGCTGGGCCCCGAGCACTACCCGACGCGCGACTACGGCACGTTCGCCCTCCCGGCAGGGGTGTACACCTCCTTGCGTGTAACGCTCGGCGCGGGCGCGGGGCACAACTGGTGGTGCGTCATCTTCCCACCGCTGTGCGCGCAGGCGGCGGGATTGTCGGAGCAGGCGGTGCAGGCGCTCTCGGACGACGATGTGCGCCTCGTCACGGAGTCCGACGGCGGCTATGTCGTGCGCTTCCGGCTGCTGGAGCTGTGGGACGCGCTCGTGCAGCGGCTGAGCTGA